AGATATATCTTATTTTTAATTATTTTTTTACTATAAATTTGTTCGTTAAAAGAACTTTAAAATAAGTCAATTTGAAAATAACTTTTCTTGGTACTGGTACATCTCAGGGGGTACCTGTTATTGCGTGCGATTGTGATGTTTGTAAATCAAATGATTTGCACGATAAACGCTTACGCTCGTCCGTAATGATAGAAGTTGCTGGTAAAGTTATTGTTATTGATACAGGACCCGATTTTCGACAACAAATGTTGCGCGAAAATGTTAAGAAATTAGATGCGATATTATTTACACACGAACACAAAGATCATATTGCCGGTTTAGACGATATTCGTTCGTTTAATTGGCTTTATAAAAAACCAATGGATATTTATGCCGAAAAGAGAGTGCTCCATGCTTTGCAAATTGAATACTCATACGTTTTTGCTGAAGACAAATATCCTGGTATCCCTCAGATGACCTTACACGAAATTAACGAAAATCCATTCTTTATTGACCATATAAATATTATTCCTATACGAGCATTACACTATAAATTGCCTGTTTTAGGTTTTCGCATTCATAATTTTGCCTACATTACCGATGCAAATTTTATAGAAGAAAAAGAATTACAAAAGGTTAGGGGAGTAAAATGCTTTGTAATTAATGCGTTACGTAAAAAAGAACATATTTCACACTTTAATTTGCAGCAAGCAATAGAAATAGCTAATAAAGTTGGTGCTGAGCAAACATATTTAACTCATATTAGTCATTTAATGGGATTTCATCACAAAATTAATGCTGAACTACCTAAACATATTAGAATGGCATACGACGGACTTGTTTTAACTTTGTAAACTATTGCGTTCGCACCAAAAGTCCAGGGTAAATTTCAATAATTATATCATTAGCATTAAGCTCATTATCAAAATAAGGTAAAGGAATATTGTTTAAATAAAAATAAGGTCCCCATTCGTCATTAATTATTAACATTTGATAATATGGATAAATTGACCATTCGTATGGATTTAAAATATTTTGTTGAATTATTGTATCTAATATAGTATCAATTTGGGTTTTAACTTGGTTGTTTTCTGTATATGCAATGTGTCTTATGACTTTATTTTCGAAATAATTAAAATCTACATAATTAATTTTAGAAAAAGTTATAGCATCTAAACGTTGTAATTTATGGTTTTGATATTTAAAATATAAATAATGTTCCAACGAGCTTAAAGTAGTATCAATATTTTGAAGTGTGCTATCCCAGCTGCATAAACGCCACATAAGTTTATAACAATAACCATCATTATCGTAATCGGCAATATACTCTTTTATGTTTATTTGAGGACTAAAAGCTGGGTGTAATTTAATCCATTCAATGTTAATAGGTACAAAAAATCTAATATTTTTAATTTGATTTTTTTTTATATATTCATGATTAATAATAACTTTAGAATTTTGTGCGTAGCATTTAAAAAAAAGATTAGTTAAAGTAAATAATAAAATAATATTTATTAATATTCTGTATATCAATATTATTTATTTTTATGAAGTGTGTCTGGTGAGATAATACGCATTGAGTCTTTTTCTTCTAAATTTTTAACAACAGGATCACGTTCTTCAATAATTTTAACTTTAGAAGGAGGAGTCGTTCTACAAAAATTAAATAATATAAAAAGAACTATAAAAATGCTAAAGATGATAATTTTATTCTTCATCTTTTTCTCCTTGCTTTTCGTCGTTTTCAGCGGCTTTTGCTTTACTTTGTTTACTTTCTGGCGAATCATTTGTACTTACTCTTCGTAAAACACCTTCGAGTTGGAACCCTGGTGTTTTATATCCGGCTTCTTCTTTTTTATCGGTAAAGAAAACACGTCCTTGTATATTGTATTGAATACCCATATCATCATCATGTAAAAGACTGTCTTCTGTGCTTTTAGTTAAATAAACAGAGAAGTTAGAGAATCCCCACTTTTTAAATTTCCATTTACAATTCCACTCTTCGTATTCTTCTTTTTTATCGGTTTTATATACAACAATATCGGCATCTTCGGGTTTATCTACAACCAGCAATACCAAATTGGCATCACCTGGATGTGTCATTTCTATAACCGTTTGATTTTTAGCTATATACGACACTAACAGGCTAAGAAATATAAATAAAAAAATTTTCATATATAAAACTCAATTATTTTCTGAACAAATTTAATACTTAAAAAAATAAATTTCAATAGGTATATACGAATATTTTTTAACTTAGTTTTGTTTATTTTATTGTACATCTATTTTGGCAACTGTTACATGTTGAATTTTTCTTAGAATGAAAAAATTGCCATGTTTTTTTTATTGCGTACATATACGAAACGATAATAATAAAAATACCAATAAAATCGAAAATTATAGTAGCCATGTTAAAATATTTTTAGTTAAAAAAGCTATAAACCAAGCTAACGAAGTTGTAAATATAATTTCAAATATAGCCCATTTCCAATTGTCAGATTCTTTTTTTATGGCAGCAATAACTGCTACACAAGGAAAGTAAATTAAGACAAACATTAAAAAGGCGAATATTGTTGGAATTGAAAATAAAATATTGCCGTCGCTGTCTTTAGCTTTTAAAATAGCTTGGTTAAGTGATGTTTGATTGTTACTTAAATCATTTTCATTAAACAAAACAGCCATGGTGCTAACAACCACTTCTTTACCTGAAATTCCGGTGAGTAAGCTAACAGTAATACGCCAATCGAACCCGAGAGGTGCCATTATGGGTTCAATTGTTTTACCAATTTGACCTAAATATGAGTATTGAATATTATATTGTTTATAGGCAATATATAACTTATTTAAATCTTGTTTTTGTTCAGATGAAAGAATTTTATTGTGAATTTGTTGCTCAATTTTATGAATTTGTGGCTTATTTTTGGGACTAAAAGGATAATAACTTAACGTCCATATAATTATAGAAGCAACTAAAATAATGCCCGACATTTTTTTTAAGTATTGTTTGGCTTTTTGCCACATATGACGTAATAAATTGCGGGAAGTAGGAATACGATAGGGTGGCAATTCCATCACAAATGGGACTTCATTTTTCTTAAAAAAAGTTTTTTTAAACAATAATGAAATAATACCAGCCAATAATATTCCAACAATATAAATGAGAAAGATAACCGTTCCTGCATGATGATTAAAAAATGTGCTAGTAATTAAAATATAAATAGGCAAACGTGCACTACATGACATAAAGGGGTTGATAAGCATTG
This sequence is a window from Bacteroidales bacterium. Protein-coding genes within it:
- a CDS encoding MBL fold metallo-hydrolase; this translates as MKITFLGTGTSQGVPVIACDCDVCKSNDLHDKRLRSSVMIEVAGKVIVIDTGPDFRQQMLRENVKKLDAILFTHEHKDHIAGLDDIRSFNWLYKKPMDIYAEKRVLHALQIEYSYVFAEDKYPGIPQMTLHEINENPFFIDHINIIPIRALHYKLPVLGFRIHNFAYITDANFIEEKELQKVRGVKCFVINALRKKEHISHFNLQQAIEIANKVGAEQTYLTHISHLMGFHHKINAELPKHIRMAYDGLVLTL